TGCTGCGCGACCAGATGAAATCCGTCTACGTCGAGCTCAGGAGGCTCAGGAGCGCCGACGGCATCGACGAGCGCCTCATCGAGCTCATGCAGGTGCTGACGCGCGTGTTCGTCGACCTCGGCGCCGACGAGCTCGGGGCGGTCGGGGACGACGTGGCGCAGCAGGACGCGGCGGTTCTCAGGATGGCGAGGGGCTAGCTCCGCCGGGCGGCCCGGCAAGGGCTTCCCCCGAGCAGCCGACCCTCAGACAGCCTCCTGGGGGCATTCGCGGCACGGCGGGCTCCGTTCGATCGGATCGCCTTGCCTCCTCCTTGGGCATCAAAGGCTCGCACAGCCGCCCGATGCGCCCCGCAAGGGTCGCGATGCTTTTCCGATTTCTTTTGCCGCCCGAGAGAAAAGGCGAAAGCGGCAAAACAAAGCGCCCTCCGGGCTTCGGAAAACCAACGGCCCGATGGGGCGAGGAACGCGCCTTCGCTTCCTCCCTTGCGGGGCGCGGCAGGCGGTGCGGCCCCGATGCCACAAGGCGGGGCAAGGGGCTCCGCCCCAACCGAACGGAGGTCACCATGAACACCAATCCCACTCTCCAGGACAGGGCGGTCGAGGCGGCGGCCCGCTTCCTCGAGGTCCGCGGCTACGAGACGCTCGCGACCGGGTGGAAGTCGCCCGAGACGAGAGGAACCATCGACCTGGTCGCACGCGACCCCGAGTCCGACGACCTCGTGTTCGTCGACGTCTCCGCGCGCCCGAACTCCGGCGCCGGCTTCGGCGACGGGAGGAACGATCGCGAGACGATGGAGCTGCTCGCGGTCTCCTGGCTCGTCGAGAACGACTTCGCCGAATCGGTCGGCGTGAGGTTCGACAAGATCAGCATGATTGTCGTCGGAGAGGACCGCGCGCTGCTCAGGCACCACATCAACGCCTTCGGCGAGGCCTAGGACCTCCGGCCCGCCTGGGCAGGCCCCCTCCGGACGGAGGGGGCCGTTTGCAGGCGGCTCGCCCCATGGCGAACCGCCACCCCATGGCGAACGGTCAGTATTAACAGAACGTTTCCGTTCTGTATACTCGGGGTAAACGCCATCGACGATCGCAGAGAGGACGGAGGAAGCATGAGGACGCTCGCGATATCGAACTACAAGGGCGGGGTCGGAAAGACCACCACTGCAGTCAACCTCGCCACCATCTACGCCAGGCGGGGCCTGAGGACGCTCCTGATAGACCTGGACCCGCAGGCGTCGGCCACGGACTTCTTCGGGCTCTACGACCGCGCCGCGGCCGAGCGTCGGGGAGCCGTCGAGCTCCTCTACGGGAACGCGCCCGTCGGCGACGTTGCCTTCGAAACCGAGGCCGATGGGCTCTCCGTCGTGCCCTCGACCATAGAACTCGTCGACCAGAACGAGCTGCTCCTGCGCGAGCAGCGCCTTCGCTTCGCGCTCGACGACTGCGCGGGCGACTACGACGTCTGCATCGTGGACTGCAGCCCCACGATGAAGCGCCTCGCCTTCAACGCCTACCTAGCCGCTGCGGGCGACGGCATGGTGATCGTGCCGGTGAAGCTCGACTCCACCGTCATGCGCGGCACCGCCCTCACGGTCAGCGCCATCGAGTCCATCTCCGACGCGCTGCGCGTGCCCACGCCCGCATGGCGCATCCTGCGCACGTGCGTGCCCGGGCTCATGACCAACGCGGAGGCCACCGGGGCCGACGTGCTCGACGCGTACTTCCCCGACAACCAGTTCGCCACCGTCATCCACGCGAGCTCGAAGGTCTGCGAGGGAAGCTGGCAGTGGCAGCCCGTCGCGGCCTTCAAGCCGAACAGCCGGCCCGCCA
This window of the Coriobacteriaceae bacterium genome carries:
- a CDS encoding ParA family protein, producing MRTLAISNYKGGVGKTTTAVNLATIYARRGLRTLLIDLDPQASATDFFGLYDRAAAERRGAVELLYGNAPVGDVAFETEADGLSVVPSTIELVDQNELLLREQRLRFALDDCAGDYDVCIVDCSPTMKRLAFNAYLAAAGDGMVIVPVKLDSTVMRGTALTVSAIESISDALRVPTPAWRILRTCVPGLMTNAEATGADVLDAYFPDNQFATVIHASSKVCEGSWQWQPVAAFKPNSRPAKDYEALAEEVLHG
- a CDS encoding YraN family protein, which codes for MLFRFLLPPERKGESGKTKRPPGFGKPTARWGEERAFASSLAGRGRRCGPDATRRGKGLRPNRTEVTMNTNPTLQDRAVEAAARFLEVRGYETLATGWKSPETRGTIDLVARDPESDDLVFVDVSARPNSGAGFGDGRNDRETMELLAVSWLVENDFAESVGVRFDKISMIVVGEDRALLRHHINAFGEA